A stretch of Arthrobacter sunyaminii DNA encodes these proteins:
- a CDS encoding VOC family protein translates to MDWKIELVPVPVSDVDAAKAFYVDQLGFNADFDERVNPELRFVQLTPPGSACSVVIGPGTTDMVPGTQRIQVVVPSAADARQHLVDHGVAVSDITPLDWGTFVYFSGPDGNQWSLQELPEIPPTLPSESQHP, encoded by the coding sequence ATGGACTGGAAGATCGAACTTGTACCCGTACCGGTGTCCGACGTAGACGCAGCTAAGGCGTTCTACGTGGACCAGCTCGGTTTCAATGCGGACTTCGATGAGCGCGTGAATCCGGAGCTGCGCTTCGTGCAGCTGACGCCGCCGGGATCGGCCTGTTCCGTGGTCATCGGCCCGGGGACCACGGACATGGTCCCCGGTACGCAGCGGATCCAGGTGGTGGTTCCCAGCGCAGCGGATGCACGGCAGCATCTGGTGGACCATGGCGTGGCCGTCAGCGACATCACCCCGCTGGATTGGGGGACCTTCGTGTATTTCAGCGGTCCGGACGGCAACCAGTGGTCGCTGCAGGAGCTCCCCGAGATTCCGCCCACGCTGCCGTCGGAGTCCCAGCATCCCTGA
- a CDS encoding FadR/GntR family transcriptional regulator, with protein sequence MTDQPRRSYDLLLENIEADLRSGAISLGDQLPGERTLAETYGISRASVREGIRILDAMGVLRSSSGSGPKSGAIIISEPSAGLSSALRLHMASSRLPVADIVQTRILLETWAAAAGAAQPPSDAADTALASAAALLEAMDAPGIEREAYHLLDAQFHVVLSSLAGNAVIETMMASLSGAISGYVQKAVDSMDDWPAVMTQLQHHHHGIYDAVAARRGDDAAKLLREHIQWFYLQIPREEKDGSS encoded by the coding sequence GTGACAGATCAACCGCGGCGCAGTTATGACCTGCTGCTGGAAAACATTGAAGCCGACCTCCGGTCCGGCGCCATCTCCCTCGGTGACCAGCTCCCCGGCGAACGGACACTTGCCGAGACGTACGGCATCTCCCGGGCCTCCGTGCGGGAGGGCATCCGCATCCTGGATGCCATGGGTGTGCTGCGTTCCTCCTCGGGCTCAGGACCCAAATCCGGAGCGATCATCATCTCCGAGCCGTCGGCCGGACTTTCCTCCGCACTGCGCCTGCACATGGCAAGCAGCAGGCTTCCGGTAGCCGATATTGTCCAGACCCGGATTCTGCTTGAAACCTGGGCGGCAGCAGCGGGTGCCGCCCAACCGCCGTCGGACGCTGCGGACACCGCCCTGGCGAGCGCCGCCGCACTCCTGGAGGCCATGGATGCCCCGGGCATTGAGCGCGAGGCCTACCACCTGCTGGACGCACAGTTCCATGTGGTGCTCAGCTCCCTGGCCGGCAACGCGGTCATTGAAACCATGATGGCCTCCCTCAGCGGCGCGATCAGCGGATATGTGCAGAAAGCCGTGGACAGCATGGATGACTGGCCCGCCGTCATGACACAGCTCCAGCACCACCACCACGGAATCTATGACGCCGTGGCCGCCCGGCGCGGAGACGACGCCGCCAAACTTCTGCGCGAGCACATCCAGTGGTTCTATCTGCAGATTCCGCGGGAAGAGAAGGACGGCTCCTCGTAA
- a CDS encoding ABC transporter permease: protein MTLAPARRNAGTAPQRRPARKNLDASGLSIRLGQLAITITVLGSWELLARAGIIDEFFFPLPSDILVTVWEWISTGYVFPHLWVTMQEAILAFITGAAAGLFLGFLLARVTVLERLLDPFLKAFNALPRVVLAPIFLLWFGLGIWSKVAFGFTLVFFIVFFNTLEGVKSVDRVLVNNARMLGASEKQLLRHVFIPSALTWIFSSLHISVGFAITGAVVGEYLGASAGVGYAIAQAQGVFDTQGVFAGMFILMIVVLIIDILVNRLERHLLRWRPNQSQ from the coding sequence ATGACTCTGGCCCCAGCCCGTCGTAACGCCGGCACCGCTCCGCAACGCCGCCCCGCCAGGAAGAATCTCGACGCGTCAGGGTTATCCATTCGCCTGGGACAACTGGCCATCACCATCACTGTGCTCGGTTCGTGGGAGCTGCTGGCCCGGGCCGGCATCATTGATGAATTCTTCTTCCCGCTTCCTTCCGACATCCTCGTGACGGTCTGGGAATGGATATCAACGGGTTACGTTTTTCCGCACCTGTGGGTGACTATGCAGGAAGCGATTCTGGCCTTCATAACCGGAGCCGCAGCCGGCCTGTTCCTGGGCTTCCTGCTCGCACGCGTCACCGTCCTGGAACGGCTCCTGGACCCCTTTCTTAAGGCCTTCAATGCCCTGCCCCGCGTGGTGCTGGCGCCCATCTTCCTGCTGTGGTTCGGGCTGGGCATTTGGTCAAAAGTCGCATTCGGATTCACGCTTGTTTTCTTCATCGTTTTCTTCAACACCCTCGAAGGCGTCAAGAGCGTTGACCGCGTCCTTGTTAATAACGCCAGGATGCTCGGAGCCAGCGAGAAGCAGCTGCTCCGCCACGTTTTTATTCCCAGCGCGCTCACCTGGATCTTTTCGAGCCTGCACATCAGTGTTGGATTCGCTATCACCGGTGCTGTGGTCGGCGAGTATCTTGGTGCCTCTGCTGGCGTCGGCTATGCCATTGCTCAGGCCCAGGGTGTCTTCGATACCCAAGGTGTATTTGCCGGAATGTTCATTCTCATGATCGTTGTACTCATCATCGACATCCTCGTGAACCGGTTGGAGCGTCACCTCCTCCGCTGGCGTCCTAACCAGTCTCAGTAA
- a CDS encoding FAD-binding and (Fe-S)-binding domain-containing protein: protein MSVQTAVPTAASFAALGTKDISTRDIDRRKMAHDASHYLLIPEAVATPRTADDVGSLLRRSRELGIPATFRSGGTSLSGQSQSDSLLINTRQHFRGIEVLDGGGRVRVQPGATVRAVNSRLAAHGRKLGPDPASEIACTIGGVVANNSSGMACGTEFNTYQTIESMVMVLPSGTVIDTAAPDAETKLRTLEPELFEGLLRLRGRIVANPHSVATIERLFSMKNTMGYGLNAFLDYESPVDILTHLMVGSEGTLGFVAEATFRTIPALPKVATGLMFFDSLDRAATALPELVASGLATIELMDSTSLRVAAADPAAPPELRNLDIVSHAALLVEHQGRTAEELADKREASRGLFESLALAAPFAMTDNAKDRAAMWHLRKGLYTTVAGARPSGTNALLEDIVVPVPSLASTCKELSRLFAEHRYQDSVIFGHAKDGNIHFMLNERFDDPVELARYQAFTEEMVDLVLDNGGSLKAEHGTGRIMAPFVRRQYGDELYEVMCELKALVDAPNLLNPGVIINDDPASYIADLKVAPTVEAEVDRCVECGYCEPVCPSKDLTTTPRQRIVLRREIAAAEARGDTVLAKELRKDYEYDGVQTCAADGMCVTACPVLINTGDLVRRLRKENANAVADAGWKTAAEHWSTVTVAGGKALSLANAMPALLPKAATAVARAVAGTENVPAYETVLPAGGTKRTPREDPAAVAVYFPACIGTMFGPAGKGEGVSAAFLELCGRADIGVRIPAGIEDLCCGTPWKSKGYGKGYAVMTERVLANLWEATGGGALPVVCDAASCTEGLDTMKRLAGESPDYPGLQFIDSVDFVRDTVLPQLTVTRKLPSMALHPTCSSTQLGANDALQAIARAAAEEVFVPPSWGCCAFAGDRGLLHPELTASATDKQAAEINEREFAAYASVNRTCEIGMSKATGHTYRHVLEYLAEATR, encoded by the coding sequence ATGAGCGTTCAAACAGCAGTTCCGACAGCGGCGTCCTTTGCGGCGCTTGGCACAAAGGACATCAGCACCCGGGACATCGACCGCCGCAAAATGGCCCACGATGCCTCGCACTACCTGCTGATTCCGGAAGCGGTGGCCACGCCCCGCACGGCAGACGACGTCGGCTCCCTCCTGCGCCGCAGCCGTGAACTGGGGATTCCGGCCACCTTCCGCTCCGGCGGCACCTCCCTGTCCGGCCAAAGCCAGAGCGACAGCCTGCTGATTAACACCCGCCAGCATTTCCGCGGCATCGAGGTGCTCGACGGCGGTGGCCGGGTCCGGGTGCAGCCCGGCGCCACGGTGCGCGCGGTCAACTCCCGGCTGGCAGCCCACGGACGCAAACTTGGCCCCGACCCGGCGTCGGAAATCGCCTGCACCATTGGCGGCGTCGTCGCCAACAATTCTTCAGGCATGGCCTGCGGCACGGAATTCAACACCTACCAGACCATCGAGTCCATGGTGATGGTGCTGCCCTCGGGCACCGTGATCGACACTGCCGCCCCCGACGCCGAGACCAAGCTGCGGACCCTGGAACCGGAACTTTTCGAAGGTTTGCTGCGCCTGCGCGGACGCATTGTGGCCAACCCGCACTCCGTGGCCACCATCGAGCGGCTGTTCTCCATGAAGAACACCATGGGCTACGGCCTGAACGCGTTCCTGGACTACGAAAGTCCGGTGGACATCCTGACCCACCTCATGGTCGGCAGCGAGGGAACCCTGGGCTTCGTGGCCGAAGCAACCTTCCGCACCATTCCGGCGCTGCCCAAGGTGGCCACCGGGCTGATGTTCTTCGACTCGCTGGACCGTGCCGCCACCGCCCTTCCCGAGCTGGTGGCCTCCGGACTGGCCACTATCGAACTGATGGACTCGACGTCGCTGCGCGTGGCCGCGGCGGATCCCGCCGCTCCGCCGGAACTGCGGAATCTGGACATCGTCTCCCATGCCGCTCTGCTGGTGGAGCACCAGGGACGCACCGCGGAAGAGCTGGCCGATAAGCGCGAAGCCTCGCGGGGCCTTTTTGAATCGCTGGCGCTGGCGGCTCCGTTTGCCATGACGGACAACGCCAAGGACCGCGCTGCCATGTGGCACCTGCGCAAGGGCCTTTACACCACTGTGGCCGGCGCCCGTCCTTCGGGCACCAACGCCCTGCTGGAGGACATTGTGGTTCCGGTGCCGTCACTGGCTTCCACCTGCAAGGAACTGTCACGGCTCTTCGCCGAGCACCGCTACCAGGACTCGGTCATCTTCGGCCACGCCAAGGACGGCAACATCCACTTCATGCTCAACGAGCGCTTCGATGATCCGGTGGAACTGGCCCGCTACCAGGCGTTTACCGAGGAGATGGTGGACCTGGTGCTGGACAACGGCGGCTCGCTGAAGGCCGAGCACGGCACCGGCCGGATCATGGCCCCCTTTGTCCGCCGGCAGTACGGCGACGAGCTGTATGAGGTCATGTGCGAGCTGAAGGCCCTGGTTGATGCACCGAACCTGCTCAACCCCGGCGTCATCATCAACGATGACCCGGCGTCCTACATCGCAGACCTCAAGGTGGCCCCCACAGTTGAAGCCGAGGTGGACCGCTGCGTGGAGTGCGGCTACTGCGAGCCGGTCTGCCCCAGCAAGGACCTCACCACCACGCCGCGCCAGCGCATTGTGCTGCGCCGGGAAATCGCTGCCGCCGAAGCCCGCGGGGACACTGTCCTGGCCAAGGAACTGCGCAAGGACTATGAGTACGACGGCGTCCAGACGTGCGCTGCGGACGGCATGTGCGTCACGGCGTGCCCGGTGCTGATTAACACCGGCGACCTGGTGCGCCGGCTGCGCAAGGAAAACGCCAATGCAGTTGCCGATGCCGGATGGAAGACCGCCGCCGAGCACTGGTCCACCGTCACGGTGGCCGGCGGCAAGGCACTGAGCCTGGCCAACGCCATGCCGGCGCTGCTGCCCAAGGCGGCCACCGCCGTCGCCCGCGCCGTGGCCGGCACCGAAAACGTTCCCGCCTATGAAACCGTGCTGCCCGCCGGCGGCACCAAACGCACACCGCGGGAGGACCCGGCCGCCGTGGCCGTCTACTTCCCGGCCTGCATCGGCACCATGTTCGGTCCGGCCGGCAAAGGGGAGGGCGTCTCCGCGGCCTTCCTGGAGCTGTGCGGGCGCGCGGACATCGGTGTGCGGATTCCGGCGGGCATCGAAGACCTGTGCTGCGGCACGCCCTGGAAGTCCAAGGGCTACGGCAAGGGCTATGCGGTCATGACCGAACGCGTGCTCGCGAACCTGTGGGAAGCCACCGGCGGCGGCGCGCTGCCCGTGGTCTGCGACGCGGCCTCCTGCACCGAGGGCCTGGACACCATGAAACGGCTGGCCGGAGAAAGCCCGGACTATCCCGGGCTGCAGTTCATCGATTCAGTGGACTTCGTCCGGGACACCGTCCTGCCGCAGCTGACCGTGACCCGGAAGCTGCCCTCGATGGCCCTGCATCCCACGTGTTCTTCCACCCAGCTCGGGGCCAACGATGCCCTGCAGGCGATTGCCCGGGCTGCGGCGGAGGAAGTGTTTGTGCCGCCAAGCTGGGGCTGCTGCGCCTTTGCGGGTGACCGCGGGCTGCTGCATCCGGAGCTGACGGCTTCAGCCACGGACAAGCAGGCGGCGGAAATCAACGAACGCGAGTTCGCTGCCTATGCCTCCGTGAACCGGACCTGTGAGATCGGCATGTCCAAGGCCACGGGCCACACCTACCGTCATGTGCTGGAGTACCTGGCCGAAGCCACGCGGTAA
- a CDS encoding IclR family transcriptional regulator, which produces MVATGSSAPAPLLVLRKISDILDAFSLRRPELTLTDIREATGLPTSTVQRLVGNLVANGFLDRTGDHYRVGLKMAFWAAPATHDLDRLQILKPVLADLRDRLGETVCFFESSMHYRVCVAMAETRHMLRREMKVGRILPLHAGSAGRVLLAWTAGLMDEMVTESLDQLTETTITDRKLLEEAVIQTRRDGYAITTGERQSGASGLSAPVFDSQGDIVGAVTVMGPTLRMPLDVCEQWVEDLLAAAEQITRMLGGRHPQDAASPRDATS; this is translated from the coding sequence ATGGTTGCTACCGGATCGTCCGCCCCTGCCCCTTTGCTTGTACTGAGGAAGATCAGCGACATTCTCGATGCCTTCTCGCTGCGCCGCCCCGAGCTGACGCTCACGGACATCCGGGAGGCGACCGGGCTCCCGACGTCGACCGTTCAGCGCCTGGTGGGGAATCTGGTGGCAAATGGATTCCTAGACCGGACGGGAGATCATTACCGGGTGGGGCTGAAGATGGCTTTCTGGGCCGCGCCGGCCACCCACGACCTCGATCGACTACAGATCCTGAAGCCGGTGCTGGCGGATCTGCGGGACCGACTGGGTGAAACCGTCTGTTTTTTTGAATCCTCTATGCACTACCGTGTCTGCGTTGCCATGGCGGAAACCCGGCACATGCTGCGCCGCGAAATGAAGGTTGGCAGGATCCTGCCCCTCCATGCCGGATCAGCCGGCCGCGTGCTGCTCGCCTGGACCGCAGGACTCATGGATGAAATGGTCACGGAGTCCCTGGACCAACTCACTGAAACCACCATCACGGACCGGAAACTACTGGAGGAAGCCGTCATTCAGACCCGGCGGGACGGCTATGCGATCACCACGGGCGAAAGGCAGTCCGGTGCCAGTGGCCTGTCTGCACCGGTATTCGATTCCCAGGGTGACATCGTTGGAGCCGTCACCGTCATGGGGCCGACGCTGCGCATGCCGCTGGATGTGTGCGAACAGTGGGTTGAGGACCTGTTGGCAGCGGCCGAACAGATCACCAGGATGCTTGGCGGCAGGCATCCCCAGGATGCCGCGTCCCCTCGCGATGCGACCTCCTAA
- a CDS encoding ABC transporter ATP-binding protein, which produces MTHPARAQPSPYAVDLSACTKEFATPGGGSYFAVRDIDLKVEPGRFVSIVGPTGSGKSTILNMAAGLLSPTSGTVRSFGEPVNGVNRRASYMFQQDALLPWKSVIDNVSLGLTMAGVPKVEARSESLRWLEKVGMRKFADHYPHQLSGGMKKRTAIAQAWIVDPDILLMDEPFSALDVQTRQIMENELLQLWSESGKAVVFITHDLDEAIALSDEVIILGAGPGSTVVGSYDITIPRPRDLLDIRDDPKFVEIHREIWGRLKVEVSKTYASAQNDESDVA; this is translated from the coding sequence ATGACGCATCCTGCACGAGCACAACCGTCACCGTATGCGGTTGACCTGAGCGCCTGCACGAAGGAGTTCGCAACTCCCGGCGGCGGGTCGTATTTCGCAGTTCGGGACATAGACCTGAAGGTCGAGCCCGGCAGGTTCGTATCGATCGTCGGTCCAACCGGCTCGGGAAAATCGACCATTCTGAACATGGCAGCGGGACTTCTTTCACCGACGTCGGGCACTGTGCGGAGCTTTGGTGAACCCGTGAATGGTGTCAACCGCCGTGCGTCCTACATGTTCCAGCAAGATGCCCTGCTTCCGTGGAAATCGGTGATCGACAACGTCAGCCTTGGCCTGACAATGGCGGGCGTTCCGAAAGTGGAGGCGCGCTCGGAATCTCTGCGCTGGCTCGAAAAGGTCGGCATGAGGAAGTTCGCCGATCACTATCCGCACCAGCTCAGCGGCGGGATGAAGAAACGTACGGCAATAGCGCAGGCGTGGATTGTCGACCCCGACATCCTCCTCATGGACGAACCCTTTTCGGCTCTCGACGTCCAAACCCGCCAGATTATGGAGAATGAACTTCTTCAGCTGTGGTCAGAGTCAGGAAAAGCGGTTGTGTTTATCACCCACGACCTTGATGAGGCCATCGCGCTGTCGGACGAGGTGATCATCCTTGGTGCCGGACCGGGAAGCACTGTGGTCGGAAGCTATGACATCACCATTCCCCGGCCCCGCGATCTGCTGGATATTAGGGACGATCCGAAATTCGTGGAAATCCACCGTGAGATCTGGGGTCGCCTGAAAGTTGAGGTCTCAAAGACTTACGCATCAGCCCAGAACGACGAAAGTGATGTTGCATGA
- a CDS encoding (Fe-S)-binding protein yields MRIALFATCIVDAMYPRTARATVAILERLGHEVVFPAGQACCGQMHVNSGYLPEAVPVVRNHIEAFESQDYDVAVAPSGSCVASVKHQHAMVARSCGDAALEARAEAVGAKTYELSALLTDVLGITNAAEQLGSWFPHNVTYHPSCHGMRLLRLGDRQLNLLQTVGGITVQPLPQADQCCGFGGTFSMKNADVSTAMLEDKTANIRATGAELCSGGDASCLLHIGGGLSREGSSVTTLHLADILASTRENPVSVTGDVLVSGKASR; encoded by the coding sequence ATGAGAATCGCTCTATTCGCCACCTGCATCGTGGACGCGATGTATCCGCGCACCGCCCGGGCAACGGTGGCCATCCTCGAGCGGCTGGGGCACGAAGTGGTGTTCCCCGCCGGGCAGGCCTGCTGCGGGCAGATGCATGTGAACTCCGGATACCTGCCCGAGGCCGTTCCCGTGGTCCGCAACCACATTGAAGCCTTCGAATCGCAGGACTACGACGTCGCAGTCGCGCCTTCCGGTTCCTGTGTCGCCTCGGTGAAACACCAGCATGCAATGGTGGCCCGGTCCTGCGGCGACGCAGCCCTGGAAGCTCGGGCGGAAGCCGTCGGCGCCAAGACCTATGAGCTTTCCGCACTCCTGACCGACGTTCTCGGCATCACCAACGCCGCCGAACAGCTGGGATCCTGGTTCCCGCACAATGTCACCTACCACCCCAGCTGCCACGGCATGCGCCTGCTGCGGCTGGGTGACCGGCAGCTGAACCTGCTCCAGACCGTTGGCGGGATCACCGTGCAGCCGCTGCCCCAGGCTGACCAGTGCTGCGGCTTCGGCGGCACCTTCTCGATGAAGAACGCGGATGTTTCCACCGCCATGCTCGAGGACAAAACAGCCAACATTAGAGCCACCGGAGCCGAGCTGTGCTCCGGCGGAGACGCTTCCTGCCTGCTGCACATTGGCGGCGGGCTTTCCCGGGAAGGCAGCAGCGTCACCACCCTGCACCTCGCCGATATCCTCGCCAGCACCCGTGAAAATCCGGTGTCCGTCACCGGAGACGTTCTCGTGAGCGGAAAGGCTTCCCGATGA
- a CDS encoding L-lactate permease yields the protein MESFIPSTDPVLNSVAVSALVALVPLLTFFVLLAYVKVKAHVAGGVALLVALAVAVFAFEMPAGLAVLSATQGAVFGAFPVLWIVIMAIWLYQITVLSGRFEDLRRVFDVIGGGDVRVQAILVAFCFGGLLEALAGFGAPVAITATMLVALGIKPLKAAAAVLVANTAPVAFGAMAIPITTAASLTGLDAGHIGAVVGRQAPVLAVVVPLILVFILDGRRGVRDTWPAAVITGVAFAVAQVLCSTFFSYELTDIVAALAGLGAAVVFLKFWQPRGLEAARERMGLPALAVGSASVNAGGSGNRSRSAAAVKDGDSLTRSRTLLALFPYFLVILIFGIAKLWKWGADVPAFLASTDIKVPWLWLHDRLLSDAGEPVSSTIYTFNWLSSPGTLLLITGLIVCAVYAKYDDGGRYSMTVGNGVAEIFRTIWNMRWAGLTILSVLSLAYVMNFSGQTVSIGTWLAGTGAFFAFLSPVLGWIGTAVTGSDTSANALFARLQQTAGLEAGIDPNLLVAANTTGGVVGKLISPQNLAIAVTAVKLDGQESVLLRKVVGWSVGLLLVLCTLVYLQSTPILGWMLP from the coding sequence GTGGAGTCGTTCATTCCCAGCACTGATCCGGTGCTCAACAGTGTTGCCGTGTCGGCACTGGTAGCCCTTGTGCCGCTGCTGACCTTCTTTGTGCTGCTTGCCTACGTAAAGGTCAAGGCGCATGTAGCGGGCGGGGTGGCCCTGCTGGTGGCGCTCGCCGTTGCCGTCTTCGCTTTTGAGATGCCGGCGGGCCTGGCCGTACTGTCCGCCACCCAGGGCGCCGTCTTTGGAGCCTTTCCGGTGCTGTGGATTGTCATCATGGCCATCTGGCTCTACCAGATCACCGTCCTGAGCGGTCGGTTCGAGGACCTGCGCCGGGTCTTTGACGTCATCGGCGGCGGTGACGTGCGCGTGCAGGCCATCCTGGTGGCGTTCTGCTTCGGCGGCCTCCTGGAGGCGCTTGCCGGCTTCGGCGCACCCGTGGCCATCACGGCCACCATGCTCGTGGCGCTGGGCATCAAGCCGCTCAAGGCCGCTGCCGCCGTGCTCGTGGCCAACACCGCACCGGTTGCCTTCGGGGCCATGGCCATTCCGATCACCACCGCAGCCTCGCTGACCGGACTCGATGCCGGCCACATCGGCGCAGTTGTTGGGCGGCAGGCACCGGTGCTGGCCGTCGTCGTGCCGCTGATCCTGGTCTTCATCCTCGACGGCCGCCGCGGTGTCCGGGACACCTGGCCCGCCGCCGTGATCACCGGTGTTGCCTTCGCCGTTGCACAGGTGCTCTGCTCCACCTTCTTCTCCTACGAACTCACCGACATCGTGGCTGCACTGGCAGGTCTGGGTGCCGCCGTCGTCTTCCTGAAGTTCTGGCAGCCCCGCGGCCTGGAAGCTGCCCGCGAGCGCATGGGCCTGCCGGCCCTCGCCGTCGGCTCCGCTTCCGTCAACGCCGGCGGTTCCGGAAACCGCAGCCGCAGCGCCGCAGCCGTCAAGGACGGGGACTCGCTGACCCGTTCGCGCACCCTGCTGGCCCTCTTCCCGTATTTCCTGGTGATCCTGATCTTCGGCATCGCCAAGCTGTGGAAGTGGGGCGCGGACGTTCCCGCTTTCCTGGCCTCCACGGACATCAAGGTGCCCTGGCTCTGGCTGCACGACCGCCTGCTCAGTGACGCCGGCGAGCCCGTCTCCTCCACCATTTACACCTTTAACTGGCTCTCCAGCCCGGGCACGCTGCTGCTGATCACGGGGCTTATTGTGTGTGCGGTCTACGCAAAGTACGACGACGGCGGCCGCTACTCCATGACCGTGGGCAACGGTGTGGCGGAGATCTTCCGGACCATCTGGAACATGCGCTGGGCCGGCTTGACCATCCTCTCCGTACTGTCCCTGGCCTACGTCATGAACTTCTCCGGACAGACAGTGTCCATCGGCACCTGGCTCGCCGGAACCGGGGCATTCTTTGCCTTCCTCTCCCCCGTGCTGGGGTGGATCGGCACTGCCGTCACCGGCTCGGACACCTCGGCCAACGCCCTGTTTGCCCGGCTCCAGCAGACCGCCGGGCTTGAGGCCGGCATCGATCCGAACCTCCTCGTGGCGGCCAACACCACCGGCGGCGTGGTGGGCAAGCTGATCAGCCCGCAGAACCTCGCCATTGCAGTCACCGCCGTGAAACTGGACGGCCAGGAATCGGTGCTGCTGCGCAAGGTGGTGGGCTGGAGCGTTGGCCTGCTGCTGGTGCTGTGCACCCTGGTCTACCTGCAGTCCACGCCGATCCTGGGGTGGATGCTGCCGTAG
- a CDS encoding ABC transporter substrate-binding protein — MNTVENRRRSLSRGIRGSAFLAGLALAVSACGTPSSAPPGQAGGDEGGEGQKVVIGIGGQTLLTYLPTTLADELGYFEEEGLDVDLQDLQGGSKALTAMIGGSTEVTSGYYEHTIQMQAKNQPVKAFVNMNLSSGLALVVSEKNKDTIKSVADLKGKNVGVTAPGSSTDMFVKYLLSQNGMEIDAAAVSAIGAGSSAVAAVEQGQVDAAIMLEPDITVLEKRIGVKPTILEDVRTPEGLQEVFGTDAWPSSSLYATEAWLEKNPETAEKLATAIRRTLEYVAEHSGEQIAAEMPETFAGGDPSQYAAVIEELKLTLSKDGVFTESGAEAVLETQRIANPEVGEAEIDLSQTYTNDFLN, encoded by the coding sequence ATGAATACCGTTGAAAACAGGCGCCGAAGCCTCAGCCGGGGAATCCGGGGTTCTGCGTTTTTGGCCGGATTGGCCCTGGCGGTTTCCGCCTGCGGCACGCCGTCTTCGGCTCCGCCAGGGCAGGCAGGCGGCGATGAGGGCGGGGAAGGCCAGAAAGTGGTCATCGGCATTGGCGGCCAAACGCTGCTGACTTACCTTCCAACGACCCTGGCCGACGAGTTGGGCTACTTCGAAGAGGAGGGTCTCGACGTTGACTTGCAGGACCTTCAGGGCGGATCCAAGGCACTGACCGCCATGATCGGAGGAAGCACCGAGGTCACGAGCGGTTACTACGAGCACACGATCCAGATGCAGGCAAAAAACCAGCCGGTTAAGGCGTTCGTCAACATGAACCTCTCCTCCGGACTCGCTCTGGTGGTGTCGGAGAAGAATAAGGACACTATCAAGTCTGTTGCCGATCTGAAGGGCAAAAACGTCGGAGTCACGGCGCCGGGGTCTTCAACGGACATGTTCGTGAAGTACCTGCTGTCCCAAAACGGCATGGAGATTGACGCCGCAGCCGTCTCCGCCATAGGTGCCGGTTCCTCCGCGGTTGCCGCAGTGGAGCAGGGCCAAGTGGACGCAGCAATCATGCTGGAACCGGACATAACCGTGCTGGAAAAGCGGATCGGGGTGAAGCCGACAATCCTGGAGGACGTCCGGACCCCGGAGGGGCTGCAGGAAGTGTTCGGCACCGATGCATGGCCGTCCTCAAGCCTGTATGCCACCGAGGCCTGGTTGGAGAAGAATCCCGAGACGGCGGAAAAACTGGCGACAGCGATCAGGCGCACCCTTGAGTATGTCGCCGAGCACTCCGGGGAGCAGATTGCCGCCGAAATGCCCGAGACATTCGCCGGAGGAGACCCGTCTCAGTACGCAGCCGTCATTGAGGAACTAAAACTGACCCTCAGCAAAGACGGCGTTTTCACCGAGTCGGGTGCTGAAGCAGTTCTCGAGACCCAACGGATAGCCAACCCCGAGGTGGGGGAAGCGGAGATAGATCTCTCCCAGACGTATACGAATGATTTTCTCAACTAA